In Actinoplanes derwentensis, the following proteins share a genomic window:
- a CDS encoding LamG-like jellyroll fold domain-containing protein yields MTVGLSLGVPPEVIPDNGGWPVSGLLAVLRQAPALADVVGAPVQKVFGDPADTDHYVSSAETGANVGAGQKAGRKAGIVDPEPPVRPESKPFTTAPRPGDENSFDEKLSERLPEKSTATYTEYENADGSFTRRVYESRVNFKAADGSYQPIDPNLTKRGDRLEAGPNSIDVSLGATGAGAPAVAARSAALASADESLASVTTASGHTLSWNLAGAAPVQAVVDGQTATYPEILPGTDLELRSLNDGLKETIILKSPAAGNEWLFPLKMDGLTAKKQADGSLDLVTADGTVAMRVPLGYMEDSKVDPQSGASAESSEVHYELVTADGGPALKVTADANWLNDPARQYPVRVDPTLETRDSGDVFTDNSTTTTNHNGDDLVVGTWNGGDTRSRSFIHFDEFDNDGLMGTQIKSAKLGLWHSWSYNCTNEMPVYVRRITKTWTVGAIVEAGGTLASGPTYSAPIAAWVIGNNKPACENTGSDPSKGARRAVSLPVDVFQGWSSKDFPNFGLALTASETNSAGFKRFTSANYGGADYDPYLELTYDDNAEPQVNEQYPAYGATTATLTPELIADAVDPDNWPKTLTYKFVVYDKDGKTVLADSGDPTAKPSWTVPAGKLKWNETYYWTVKITDGLLNNEKYLIKNALSTPVPQPPITSGLSQNSEQGFDPVIGNYTTTVRDAMVTTVGPPLEIVRSYNSTDHRTDQAFGAGWSSLLDARITEKPVAVSGSTILNTVVVTYPTGRELAFGNDNGTWSSPAGKATTLIPITSGTIRGYRLTEKDGTAYEFLGAATDTTLRLVSVTDGGGRIQKIHYAGGLPTAIEAASGRTLTMEWTTTTPARVKQVRTDQAVVGDPGSANVWTYQYTGGSLTKVCPPTGSAKCHEYSYDATGSLYQNAVVDARPHSYWRLNETTGTRAESSTVSNGGADVGTYSTGVSLGVPGPLAGTTSTAAGFNGTNSQVLLPAKMSGDWSNQAISMWVKADGTDTGVLYGQSQEKQDSTAGNTNTAYNPTLYVGSDGHLMGGFPKALKRNTPTTLTVTSDGKCLTFDGDTGFITETCTGVAAQLFTWMSNGQIRVTTSGVTRCMQATVSETRIITSKVLASTTCSTNNEAQNWDVRANGQIVSNLMYQCMQAGYPTLTPPVPAVAGVAAAAAADPDLADEVEEYMPFMHTEACATSTPRAQQTFVPRVHSALDSGVSVRDGKWHHVLLSASGNKQELYLDGAEVAREDGIVVQDMSAQSSYLGKGFVGGGWPNQPHPNTTSNRGTRDYFTGVVAEAALFDNSINAATAKYLAEAGKHPAVPLLTAVTKPSGKSGAKISYDARTSRVTQVTDGNGSVWTPKAPEISKTTKVYESAVLGGAPTNYWRMAESSGSTAVNQVNGQDAAYNVVGLGAVNGPFGDAGKAGTFNGTTSYLALPPGLAPPSATDAAKAGTSSISLWFSTTGARQPLLGPKASSLTSTLRHHFPTLWITTDGKLRGLAPNAVPTGPINSIGVKGKCIDLAGDSSANGTKVEIRTCDGSAAQNWSIVPTGALATTFTVQAFGKCITPYGGGTANSTELTLWTCNNSTSQHWQADSGGLRNFNAFDKCIDNPGTSTTDGKVLTLFDCNASSAQTWLPSLTSKGKVNDGKWHHAVLTTDGTTQSLYVDGELAQSSTSHQPMGVADQTLQYTLGAGYAEDASGNFYYLDQDVTSYFKGTVGEVATYRSPIDASQASYQFRARDAASGKSAGEVGYAIEGPDGATTRVVNDLIHGRKVADVDALQNVTRYGYGGKGNLRTVTDANGNMTVNEHDERGNVVSVTTCQDRSAGNCSTSYSSYWLDKDAPADVRNDKVIAQRGPGSTSITDNRYLTTYAYDTNGNRISEVDPLGRSTTVSYTKTGSKDGAADGIATKPGLPWRVVKPDGGVQTILYHPNGDIAKTIDPAGAATEYTYDGLGRTITETEAGDSLNDVAPAVTTYTHDRMDRVVTVRTPEFENKVTGTKHSPLTTLTYDDDGQLLSETVTDSIAGGDDPRTVSYGYDDNGMRTSETDQNNNTTKLKYDGYGRVIRQEHPDGTAVVTRFDAAGNELATIVDDGEREITVRALAYDPAGRLASETDASGARNEFTYTDNNLLLTVTRKAGTSAHVLERNTYDATGKVTSQVTNNGETKTGYTYDVAGRNTTAAVEVSESGKATATRTTSFAYSTGDDVVTTRLNSGGTLLAESDSMYDRLGRIQQQTTYLSSALTPTLRWKLDETSGTTAADATGNNTGTVTGAVTLTAGSATFDGSAGSIAGQPAVDTERPYTVSALAKITSATADRPVITMGGDIGKPALSVFFHKDTQSWQMKMAVRDVADGSTPELPTAFASTGTVGTGWEHLAVVVNPATRTAQLYVNGTVKATISTTNPFNNRATDLTVGGAFAGQIDDVRTYQKALTAAQITEIGTGAQPAADARVSRTTYRLLTDGSVAGVTNPKGNTTTIEYDEVGRPVTTLLPLVKPDGETIARRPYTKVGYNTFGEVTDQLDRNGNVTVNDYDGVGRMVQSKSPTYLLPGTENETLTATKTIEYNAVGQILRTTDPYGAETAYEYDSLGRTTKVVAPDDGVSTYTYADNGDLLSYTDPKGAKVSTTYDFLGRTLNSTAEVRQDGKSYITSYGYGDKPWPISITSPSALVTTATYNSVGEQLSVVDAAGNTTKTEYDGAGRPVKTIAADNTFATVAYDFAGRTVSSSEYAAGGTTPLRTRTQTYDVAGNPIRASNAYSNVADKHETEFVYDVLGQLTEQYEPVKNGHTIKTSFGYDAAGNRTSFKDGRGNVFATTYNAWGLPESQIEPATASNGTDRTFTSTYDVGGRMVRLDSPGGVSLTSEYDVMGRVTTSSGTGAQVATADRKYAYDQAGRMTSFTGAAGANEITYDDRGLVRSITGVSGNSSYTYNADGAVASRSDAAGTTAYGYDKGRLSTLTNGTTSLAYTYTNLNQVQSIKYGGSSTRTFGYNTLHQLTSDEVKTSAGAAVGKIAYAWNVDDTLAQKTTTGFNGASTNKYSYDWAGRLTQWDNGTNPVLYAYDDSGNRIQAGGTTFVYDQRNQLVSDTAGSTYEYTARGTLSKTVTGGQQVDTVTDAFNQVVSQGTKTGGTSRYSYDGLGRVIQPNFAYTGLGNDLASDGVDKYVRDTSDQLVGVTSGTNQRYSWTDIHTDVVGEFTSTGSTLTGSVSYDPWGKVLASGGMVGKLGYQQEWTDQGTGKVNMWSRWYDPETGAFDTRDTANNNPTPNSGASNRFAYAEGNPVTNTDTTGNAVDGKCGTYDYACELRKYQAALDLYNQAMETRDREMKATGAEIGRQEAEYQRAERESQTPLLDILLQVGIGMLLDMIGYYSVMGCLQGSLMDCVDLAMNFAGPIKGIKMFGTFVKSINRAMDGYRTWRRIVDAATTAMRQSQTLLSQARKHLADVMSKVPKRPKPPKKKTKPPTKKVEEKKKQQAQRQKAREERKPAPSQQAKKPAPRTKAKSQDKPTNAKPQETKAQNNQQPRRAAQERRSNLIDLGSDAVAEVGCPVPSRKHSFDPDTLVLMADGTTRRIADISIGDEVAAKDPVTGEEGARAVTLLHANRDYELTDVTVSTAPATDDDAKTVSEGRGGRSTRGPTEEPASTEVLSTVLETTAHHPFWDVTTGEWVDAAELVAGESTLVGPNGEIQYVTAVRNFTDAKVMRDLTVDDIHTYYVVAGNGPVLVHNNDCDAETDHLGNDYGVPDGPGVYTIHLKDGKKYVGSSHTSMRDRVNDSLLNPNHAVSRAEYGRKDIENVTWVDYPLVFARRGSRDDTRAGEQDRMDELLEAGIILVNQKYPEKANGRHTPDYVGGFKSAGQLPKAKIGKKYLPPNL; encoded by the coding sequence GCGGAGACCGGCGCGAATGTCGGCGCGGGCCAGAAGGCCGGCCGCAAAGCCGGCATCGTGGACCCGGAGCCGCCGGTCCGGCCGGAGTCCAAGCCGTTCACCACCGCGCCGCGGCCCGGTGACGAGAACAGCTTCGACGAGAAGCTCAGCGAGCGGCTGCCGGAGAAGTCCACGGCGACCTACACCGAGTACGAGAACGCGGACGGCTCGTTCACCCGGCGCGTCTACGAGTCCCGGGTCAACTTCAAGGCCGCGGACGGCTCGTACCAGCCGATCGACCCGAACCTCACCAAGCGCGGCGACCGCCTCGAAGCCGGCCCGAACTCCATCGACGTGAGCCTCGGCGCGACGGGAGCCGGCGCCCCCGCCGTGGCTGCCCGCAGTGCCGCTCTCGCCTCCGCCGACGAGTCGCTCGCCTCGGTGACCACGGCGTCCGGCCACACCCTGTCCTGGAACCTGGCCGGCGCTGCCCCGGTGCAGGCGGTGGTGGACGGCCAGACCGCGACGTACCCGGAGATCCTGCCCGGCACCGACCTGGAGCTGCGGTCGCTGAACGACGGTCTGAAAGAGACCATCATCCTCAAGTCGCCGGCCGCCGGGAACGAGTGGCTGTTCCCGCTGAAGATGGACGGCCTCACCGCGAAGAAGCAGGCCGACGGCTCCCTCGACCTGGTCACCGCCGACGGCACGGTGGCGATGCGGGTGCCGCTCGGTTACATGGAGGACTCGAAGGTCGACCCGCAGTCGGGTGCCTCGGCCGAGTCGTCCGAGGTGCACTACGAGCTGGTGACCGCCGACGGCGGCCCGGCGCTCAAGGTGACCGCCGACGCGAACTGGCTCAACGACCCGGCACGTCAGTACCCGGTCCGGGTCGACCCCACCTTGGAGACCAGGGACTCCGGTGACGTGTTCACCGACAACAGCACCACCACCACGAACCACAACGGCGACGACCTGGTGGTCGGCACATGGAACGGTGGTGACACCCGGTCTCGCTCGTTCATCCACTTCGACGAGTTCGACAACGACGGGTTGATGGGCACCCAGATCAAGTCCGCGAAGCTCGGCCTGTGGCACTCCTGGTCGTACAACTGCACCAATGAGATGCCGGTCTACGTCCGCCGGATCACCAAGACCTGGACGGTCGGGGCGATCGTGGAGGCGGGCGGCACGCTCGCCTCCGGGCCCACCTACTCGGCGCCGATCGCCGCGTGGGTGATCGGGAACAACAAGCCGGCCTGTGAGAACACCGGCAGTGACCCGTCCAAGGGCGCGCGGCGCGCGGTGTCGCTGCCGGTGGACGTCTTTCAAGGGTGGTCCAGCAAGGACTTCCCGAACTTCGGCCTGGCGCTGACCGCGTCGGAGACCAACTCCGCCGGGTTCAAGCGGTTCACCTCGGCCAACTACGGCGGCGCGGATTACGACCCCTACCTCGAACTGACCTACGACGACAACGCCGAGCCGCAGGTCAACGAGCAGTACCCGGCGTACGGGGCGACGACGGCGACGCTGACGCCGGAGCTGATCGCGGACGCCGTCGATCCCGACAACTGGCCGAAGACCCTGACGTACAAGTTCGTGGTCTACGACAAGGACGGCAAGACCGTCCTCGCCGACTCGGGCGATCCCACCGCCAAGCCGTCCTGGACCGTACCGGCAGGCAAGCTGAAGTGGAACGAGACCTACTACTGGACCGTCAAGATCACTGACGGTCTGCTGAACAACGAGAAGTACCTGATCAAGAACGCGCTGTCCACGCCGGTGCCGCAGCCACCGATCACCTCTGGGCTGTCGCAGAACTCCGAGCAGGGCTTCGACCCGGTGATCGGCAACTACACCACCACCGTCCGGGACGCGATGGTCACCACCGTCGGCCCGCCGCTGGAGATCGTCCGGTCGTACAACAGCACCGACCACCGTACCGATCAGGCCTTCGGCGCCGGGTGGTCCAGCCTGCTCGACGCGCGGATCACCGAGAAGCCGGTCGCGGTCAGCGGCTCGACCATTCTCAACACCGTCGTGGTCACCTACCCGACCGGGCGTGAGCTGGCCTTCGGCAACGACAACGGGACCTGGTCCTCGCCGGCCGGCAAGGCCACCACCCTGATCCCGATCACCTCCGGGACCATCCGTGGCTACCGGTTGACCGAGAAGGACGGCACCGCCTACGAGTTCCTCGGCGCGGCCACCGACACCACGCTGCGGCTGGTCAGCGTCACCGACGGCGGCGGGCGGATCCAGAAGATCCACTACGCCGGTGGCCTGCCGACGGCGATCGAGGCCGCGTCCGGCCGGACCCTCACGATGGAGTGGACCACCACCACGCCCGCACGGGTGAAACAGGTGAGAACCGACCAGGCCGTCGTCGGCGACCCGGGTTCCGCGAACGTCTGGACCTACCAGTACACCGGCGGCAGCCTGACCAAGGTCTGTCCGCCGACCGGCTCGGCGAAGTGCCACGAATACTCATACGACGCCACCGGATCGCTCTACCAGAACGCGGTCGTCGACGCCCGGCCGCACTCGTACTGGCGGCTCAACGAGACCACCGGAACCCGGGCCGAGAGCAGCACGGTCAGCAACGGCGGCGCCGACGTCGGCACGTACAGCACCGGGGTGTCCCTCGGTGTGCCGGGCCCGCTGGCCGGAACGACCTCCACCGCGGCCGGTTTCAACGGCACCAACTCCCAGGTGCTGCTGCCCGCCAAGATGTCCGGTGACTGGTCGAACCAGGCGATCAGCATGTGGGTCAAGGCCGACGGAACCGACACCGGTGTCCTCTACGGGCAGTCCCAGGAGAAGCAGGACTCGACCGCGGGCAACACCAACACCGCCTACAACCCGACGTTGTACGTGGGATCCGACGGTCACCTGATGGGCGGCTTCCCGAAGGCCCTCAAACGGAACACGCCGACCACCCTGACCGTGACGTCCGACGGGAAGTGCCTCACCTTCGACGGTGACACCGGTTTCATCACCGAGACCTGCACCGGCGTGGCTGCTCAGCTGTTCACCTGGATGAGCAACGGCCAGATCCGGGTGACCACGAGTGGTGTCACCCGCTGCATGCAGGCCACCGTCTCGGAGACCCGGATCATCACCTCCAAGGTGCTGGCCAGCACCACCTGCTCCACCAACAACGAGGCGCAGAACTGGGACGTACGGGCGAACGGGCAGATCGTCAGCAACCTCATGTACCAGTGCATGCAGGCCGGCTACCCGACACTGACACCTCCCGTGCCCGCCGTCGCCGGTGTGGCGGCCGCCGCCGCAGCCGATCCCGACCTCGCCGATGAGGTCGAGGAGTACATGCCGTTCATGCACACGGAGGCCTGCGCCACCAGTACACCCAGGGCGCAGCAGACCTTCGTGCCGCGGGTGCACAGCGCACTGGACTCCGGTGTCAGCGTGCGCGACGGCAAGTGGCACCACGTCCTGCTGTCCGCCTCGGGCAACAAGCAGGAGCTGTACCTGGACGGCGCCGAGGTCGCCCGTGAGGACGGCATCGTCGTCCAGGACATGAGCGCTCAGTCGTCGTACCTCGGCAAGGGTTTCGTCGGTGGTGGCTGGCCGAACCAGCCGCATCCGAACACGACCAGCAACAGGGGCACCCGCGACTACTTCACCGGAGTCGTCGCCGAGGCGGCCCTCTTCGACAACTCGATCAACGCGGCGACGGCGAAGTACCTCGCGGAGGCCGGCAAGCACCCGGCGGTCCCGCTGCTGACCGCGGTGACCAAGCCGTCCGGGAAGTCCGGCGCGAAGATCAGCTACGACGCCCGGACCAGCCGGGTCACCCAGGTCACCGACGGCAACGGCTCGGTCTGGACGCCGAAGGCCCCGGAGATCTCCAAGACCACCAAGGTGTACGAGAGCGCCGTGCTCGGTGGCGCGCCGACGAACTACTGGCGGATGGCCGAGAGCAGCGGCAGCACGGCGGTGAACCAGGTCAACGGGCAGGACGCCGCCTACAACGTGGTCGGGCTCGGTGCCGTGAACGGTCCGTTCGGGGACGCGGGTAAGGCGGGCACCTTCAACGGCACCACCTCGTACCTCGCGCTTCCACCGGGGCTGGCGCCGCCGTCCGCCACCGACGCGGCCAAGGCCGGCACCAGCTCGATCTCACTCTGGTTCAGCACGACCGGCGCCCGGCAGCCGCTGCTCGGCCCGAAGGCCAGCAGCCTGACGTCCACGCTCCGCCACCACTTCCCGACCCTGTGGATCACCACGGACGGCAAGCTCCGCGGTTTGGCGCCGAACGCGGTGCCGACCGGGCCGATCAACTCCATCGGTGTCAAGGGCAAGTGCATCGACCTCGCCGGCGACAGTTCCGCCAACGGCACGAAGGTCGAGATCCGGACCTGTGACGGATCCGCCGCGCAGAACTGGAGCATCGTCCCGACGGGCGCGCTCGCCACGACGTTCACCGTCCAGGCGTTCGGCAAATGCATCACCCCGTACGGCGGCGGCACCGCCAACAGCACCGAACTGACCCTGTGGACCTGCAACAACAGCACATCCCAGCACTGGCAGGCCGATTCCGGCGGGCTCCGCAACTTCAACGCCTTCGACAAGTGCATCGACAACCCCGGGACGTCCACGACGGACGGGAAGGTCCTCACGCTGTTCGACTGCAACGCCAGCTCCGCGCAGACCTGGCTGCCGTCGCTGACCAGCAAGGGGAAGGTCAACGACGGCAAGTGGCACCACGCCGTGCTGACCACCGACGGGACCACCCAGTCGCTGTACGTCGACGGTGAACTGGCGCAGTCGTCGACCAGCCACCAGCCGATGGGCGTCGCCGACCAGACGCTGCAGTACACCCTCGGGGCCGGCTACGCGGAAGACGCCTCCGGCAACTTCTACTACCTCGACCAGGATGTCACCAGCTACTTCAAGGGGACCGTCGGCGAGGTGGCCACCTACCGCTCGCCGATCGACGCGAGCCAGGCGTCCTACCAGTTCCGGGCCCGGGACGCGGCGTCCGGGAAGTCGGCCGGCGAGGTCGGCTACGCCATCGAGGGCCCGGACGGCGCCACCACCCGGGTCGTCAACGACCTGATCCACGGTCGCAAGGTCGCCGACGTGGACGCCCTGCAGAACGTGACCCGGTACGGCTACGGCGGTAAGGGCAACCTGCGCACGGTCACCGACGCCAACGGCAACATGACCGTCAACGAGCACGACGAGCGCGGCAACGTGGTCTCGGTGACGACCTGCCAGGACCGGTCGGCGGGCAACTGTTCCACCTCGTACTCCAGCTACTGGCTGGACAAGGACGCCCCGGCCGACGTCCGTAACGACAAGGTGATCGCCCAGCGTGGTCCCGGGTCGACGTCGATCACCGACAACCGGTACCTGACGACGTACGCGTACGACACGAACGGCAACCGGATCAGCGAAGTCGACCCGCTCGGCCGGAGCACCACGGTCAGCTACACCAAGACCGGCTCGAAGGACGGCGCCGCCGACGGCATCGCCACCAAACCGGGGCTGCCGTGGCGGGTCGTCAAGCCCGACGGTGGTGTGCAGACGATCCTGTACCACCCCAACGGTGACATCGCGAAGACGATCGATCCGGCGGGCGCCGCCACCGAGTACACGTACGACGGGCTCGGGCGCACGATCACCGAGACCGAGGCCGGTGACTCCCTGAACGATGTCGCCCCGGCGGTGACCACCTACACCCATGACCGGATGGACCGGGTCGTGACGGTGCGCACCCCGGAGTTCGAGAACAAGGTCACCGGGACGAAGCACAGCCCGCTCACCACCCTGACGTACGACGACGACGGCCAGTTGCTGTCCGAGACGGTCACCGACTCCATTGCCGGTGGCGACGATCCGCGCACCGTCAGCTACGGCTACGACGACAACGGGATGCGGACCTCCGAGACCGACCAGAACAACAACACCACCAAGCTGAAGTACGACGGGTACGGCCGGGTGATCCGGCAGGAGCACCCGGACGGCACCGCCGTCGTGACCAGGTTCGACGCGGCCGGCAACGAGCTGGCGACGATCGTCGACGACGGTGAACGGGAGATCACCGTCCGGGCGCTGGCCTACGACCCGGCCGGCCGGCTGGCCTCGGAGACCGACGCCAGCGGGGCACGCAACGAGTTCACGTACACCGACAACAACCTGCTCCTCACCGTCACGCGTAAGGCCGGCACGAGCGCGCACGTGCTGGAGCGCAACACGTACGACGCCACCGGCAAGGTGACCAGCCAGGTCACCAACAACGGTGAGACCAAGACCGGCTACACCTACGACGTGGCCGGCCGGAACACCACCGCCGCCGTCGAGGTGAGCGAGTCCGGCAAGGCCACCGCCACCCGGACCACCAGCTTCGCCTACTCCACCGGCGACGACGTGGTCACCACCAGGCTCAACTCGGGCGGCACGCTGCTCGCCGAGTCCGACAGCATGTACGACCGGCTCGGCCGGATTCAGCAGCAGACCACCTATCTGTCGAGCGCTCTGACCCCGACCCTGCGGTGGAAGCTGGACGAGACGTCCGGAACCACGGCCGCCGACGCCACCGGCAACAACACCGGCACCGTGACCGGGGCGGTCACCCTGACGGCGGGGTCGGCGACGTTCGACGGCTCGGCGGGCTCGATCGCCGGGCAGCCGGCGGTCGACACCGAGCGGCCCTACACCGTCAGCGCCCTAGCCAAGATCACCTCCGCCACGGCCGACCGGCCGGTGATCACGATGGGTGGTGACATCGGCAAACCGGCGCTGTCGGTCTTCTTCCACAAGGACACCCAGTCCTGGCAGATGAAGATGGCGGTCCGGGACGTCGCCGACGGCTCGACTCCCGAACTGCCGACGGCGTTCGCGTCCACCGGAACGGTCGGCACCGGCTGGGAGCACCTGGCCGTAGTCGTCAACCCGGCGACCCGAACCGCTCAGCTGTACGTCAACGGCACGGTCAAGGCGACGATCTCGACCACCAACCCGTTCAACAACCGGGCCACCGATCTGACCGTCGGCGGTGCCTTCGCCGGGCAGATCGACGACGTCCGTACCTACCAGAAGGCCCTCACCGCGGCCCAGATCACCGAGATCGGCACCGGTGCGCAGCCGGCCGCCGACGCCCGGGTGAGCCGGACCACCTACCGCCTGTTGACGGACGGTTCGGTCGCCGGTGTCACCAACCCGAAGGGCAACACCACCACCATCGAGTACGACGAGGTCGGCCGCCCGGTCACGACCTTGTTGCCGCTGGTCAAGCCCGACGGGGAGACGATTGCCCGGCGGCCGTACACCAAGGTCGGTTACAACACCTTCGGCGAGGTGACCGACCAGCTGGACCGCAACGGCAACGTGACCGTCAACGACTACGACGGTGTCGGCCGGATGGTGCAGTCGAAGTCCCCGACCTACCTGCTTCCGGGTACCGAGAACGAGACCCTGACCGCCACGAAGACGATCGAGTACAACGCGGTCGGTCAGATCCTGCGGACCACTGACCCGTACGGGGCCGAGACGGCGTACGAGTACGACAGCCTCGGCCGTACCACCAAGGTGGTAGCGCCGGACGACGGCGTGAGTACCTACACCTACGCCGACAACGGTGACCTGCTGTCGTACACCGACCCGAAGGGCGCGAAGGTCTCCACGACCTACGACTTCCTGGGCCGGACCCTGAACAGCACCGCCGAGGTGCGCCAGGACGGCAAGTCCTACATCACCTCGTACGGGTACGGCGACAAACCGTGGCCGATCTCCATCACATCGCCCTCCGCCCTGGTCACCACGGCCACCTACAACAGCGTCGGCGAGCAGCTCTCGGTGGTCGACGCCGCGGGCAACACCACGAAGACGGAGTACGACGGCGCCGGCCGGCCGGTGAAGACGATCGCCGCCGACAACACCTTCGCCACCGTCGCCTACGACTTCGCCGGGCGTACCGTCAGCTCCTCCGAGTACGCCGCCGGTGGTACCACCCCGTTGCGCACCCGGACGCAGACCTACGACGTCGCCGGCAACCCGATCCGGGCCAGCAACGCCTACAGCAACGTCGCGGACAAGCACGAGACCGAGTTCGTGTACGACGTGCTCGGACAGCTGACCGAGCAGTATGAGCCGGTCAAGAACGGTCACACGATCAAGACGTCGTTCGGGTACGACGCCGCCGGCAACCGGACCAGTTTCAAAGACGGCCGCGGCAACGTCTTCGCCACCACGTACAACGCGTGGGGTCTGCCGGAGAGTCAGATCGAACCGGCCACCGCCTCGAACGGGACCGACCGGACCTTCACGTCGACCTACGACGTGGGCGGCCGGATGGTGCGCCTGGACTCGCCCGGTGGGGTCTCCCTCACGTCCGAGTACGACGTGATGGGCCGGGTCACCACCAGCTCCGGCACCGGCGCCCAGGTGGCCACGGCGGATCGGAAGTACGCGTACGACCAGGCCGGGCGGATGACGTCGTTCACCGGTGCGGCGGGCGCGAACGAGATCACGTACGACGACCGTGGTCTGGTCCGCTCCATCACCGGGGTCTCCGGTAACTCGTCCTACACGTACAACGCGGACGGCGCCGTGGCGTCGCGCAGCGATGCGGCCGGGACGACGGCCTACGGCTACGACAAGGGCCGTCTGTCGACGTTGACGAACGGCACGACGTCCCTGGCGTACACCTACACCAACCTCAACCAGGTGCAGAGCATCAAGTACGGGGGATCGAGCACTCGTACCTTCGGCTACAACACCCTGCACCAGCTGACCAGCGACGAGGTCAAGACGTCGGCGGGCGCCGCGGTCGGCAAGATCGCCTACGCCTGGAACGTCGACGACACCCTCGCGCAGAAGACCACCACCGGCTTCAACGGGGCGTCGACCAACAAGTACTCGTACGACTGGGCCGGGCGCCTGACCCAGTGGGACAACGGCACCAACCCGGTGCTGTACGCCTACGACGACTCCGGTAACCGGATCCAGGCCGGTGGTACGACCTTCGTCTACGACCAGCGCAACCAGCTGGTGTCCGACACGGCCGGCAGCACGTACGAGTACACCGCCCGGGGCACCCTGTCCAAGACGGTGACCGGTGGGCAGCAGGTCGACACGGTCACCGACGCGTTCAACCAGGTCGTCTCGCAGGGCACCAAGACCGGCGGGACCAGCCGATACTCGTACGACGGCCTGGGCCGGGTGATCCAGCCGAACTTCGCGTACACCGGCCTCGGCAACGATCTGGCCTCCGACGGTGTCGACAAGTACGTCCGGGACACCTCCGATCAGCTCGTCGGTGTCACCTCCGGCACCAACCAGCGGTACTCCTGGACCGACATCCACACCGACGTGGTCGGCGAGTTCACCAGCACCGGCAGCACGCTGACCGGCTCGGTGTCGTACGACCCGTGGGGCAAGGTCCTGGCCAGCGGGGGCATGGTCGGCAAACTCGGCTACCAGCAGGAGTGGACCGACCAGGGCACCGGCAAGGTCAACATGTGGTCGCGCTGGTACGACCCGGAGACCGGCGCCTTCGACACCCGCGACACCGCGAACAACAACCCCACCCCCAACTCGGGGGCGAGCAACCGGTTCGCGTACGCCGAAGGCAACCCGGTCACCAACACCGACACCACCGGCAACGCCGTCGACGGCAAGTGCGGTACCTACGACTACGCGTGTGAGCTGCGCAAATACCAGGCCGCCCTGGATCTCTACAACCAGGCGATGGAGACGCGCGACCGGGAGATGAAGGCGACCGGCGCCGAGATCGGCCGGCAGGAAGCCGAATACCAGCGCGCCGAACGGGAGAGCCAGACACCGCTGCTGGACATCCTGCTCCAGGTCGGCATCGGCATGCTCCTCGACATGATCGGCTACTACTCCGTGATGGGTTGCCTGCAAGGCAGCCTGATGGACTGTGTTGATCTGGCGATGAACTTCGCTGGCCCGATCAAGGGCATCAAGATGTTCGGTACGTTCGTCAAGTCGATCAACCGAGCCATGGACGGCTACCGGACGTGGCGCCGCATCGTCGACGCCGCCACCACCGCGATGCGCCAGTCCCAGACGCTGCTCAGCCAGGCCCGCAAACATCTGGCCGACGTGATGTCGAAGGTCCCGAAGCGCCCCAAGCCGCCGAAGAAGAAGACCAAACCGCCGACCAAGAAGGTCGAGGAGAAGAAGAAACAGCAGGCCCAACGCCAGAAGGCCAGGGAAGAGCGCAAACCGGCCCCGTCCCAGCAGGCGAAGAAGCCGGCCCCGCGCACAAAGGCGAAGTCCCAGGACAAGCCGACAAACGCCAAGCCCCAAGAGACAAAGGCGCAGAACAACCAGCAGCCGCGCCGCGCCGCCCAGGAACGGCGAAGCAACCTGATCGACCTGGGCAGCGACGCTGTGGCTGAGGTCGGTTGCCCGGTGCCGTCGCGGAAGCACAGCTTCGACCCGGACACCCTGGTCCTGATGGCCGACGGAACCACCCGCCGGATCGCCGACATCTCGATCGGCGACGAGGTGGCCGCCAAGGACCCGGTGACGGGGGAGGAAGGCGCGCGGGCGGTGACGCTGCTGCACGCCAACCGCGACTACGAGCTGACCGACGTCACGGTGTCGACTGCTCCGGCCACGGACGACGACGCGAAGACGGTGAGCGAGGGCAGAGGCGGCCGCAGTACCCGAGGCCCCACCGAGGAACCGGCTTCCACAGAGGTCCTTTCGACGGTCCTGGAGACCACCGCACACCACCCGTTCTGGGATGTCACCACCGGCGAGTGGGTCGACGCGGCCGAGCTGGTCGCCGGCGAATCCACGCTGGTGGGCCCGAACGGCGAAATCCAGTACGTAACAGCGGTCCGCAACTTCACCGACGCCAAGGTGATGCGCGACCTCACCGTCGACGACATCCACACGTACTACGTTGTCGCAGGCAATGGCCCGGTCCTCGTACACAACAACGACTGTGATGCGGAGACTGATCACCTTGGCAACGACTACGGAGTGCCGGACGGGCCGGGTGTGTATACGATTCACCTCAAGGACGGCAAGAAATACGTTGGTTCTTCTCATACCAGCATGCGTGATCGAGTAAACGATTCGCTTCTGAACCCGAATCATGCGGTTTCCAGGGCTGAATATGGCCGTAAAGACATCGAAAATGTGACTTGGGTGGACTACCCGCTTGTTTTTGCCAGGAGGGGAAGCCGTGACGACACCCGGGCTGGTGAACAGGACCGAATGGATGAACTTCTAGAGGCCGGTATAATCTTGGTCAACCAGAAGTATCCTGAGAAGGCCAATGGGCGGCACACCCCGGATTATGTTGGTGGATTCAAGAGTGCTGGCCAGCTACCGAAAGCTAAAATCGGGAAGAAGTACTTGCCGCCTAATCTTTAG